The genome window TTCACTTGTTGACTGCGGCACTGCACATTAAAAATGGATCACAAGTGCGGGCCAGACGGGCGTGCCCTAAATggagcgcacgcacgcacaaggGGGGGCGTGGGCCGATGCTGCAGTGCAGGTGGTCCGGCTTGAGCTGGGCTGCAGAGACCACGCCCTGAATGCCTCGTGTGCAACATGAGAGTGGCATCATTGCCTTTTTCCTGATTTAATGTCAACATTATAAATAAGGGTGGGAAAAGTACACAAATTTGAAGACAAGTATAAAAAtgataagaaaaaatatttaacattttattattctattaattattttttcattattatatgATTCTTTATTATtctatttgtattattattattaagtatAATAAAtgataagaaaaaatatttaacattttattgttctattaattattttgtaaattagAATTCCATTTTTCCACATCTGAAAATGTCCTGGCTCATCTGTACAATTTAAAAGTCTAATAACGCCCTCGTGCATAAAATTTGACCCGCCCATGTCTGGTAAAGATCCTCACATGATCACACCACACCATTGCAACatgtcgatttttttttttacttcaccaCGCctccactaggtggcagtagACACCGCAGAACAAATACTTGAGTCATGTGTGGACTCACCCGTCCAGCTGAGTCCCAGATGGTCAGCGACAATGGCCATGCGGAGGTCCGTTCTCTCGCAGGGACTCTGAGGACCTAAAACCGGGCAGTGcagcacaaaaaataattagaaaTTGCAGCTGGATGAATAAATCTAACAAAAAGAGAATGCTGAGAATGAGACGACACACAAAGGCGCTCTGGTGAGTCATTAGTTGTAGTGTTGGTGGATAAAACTAAGAAGACTAATTTGAGCTCACTGTCTCAACTTTTCTGGCCAAACTATTCTCAATCACTTTCAGTTGAAGAGTGGACACCCCATGATATTTATTATGATGCATAATCCATGCATGTGAGGCCAGAAAAGCACTTAGGGTGTAACGTCGGCTAATATTGTTAGTAGTTAAGTTTCACATCACAAACCATCAGGCAACATTCCCCCGGCTGACGAAAGCAACTACCGGCCGGCGCTTGACATCAGGAGGCTGAACTCACGCAAAGTGCCCGATTGTCAAGTTGGGGTCGATGAATTGTTTTCGTAGTGCACCCAAGAGTCCAAACATCACCAAGATCAGGCAAGCAGACTTAAACCAACACGTCACAATCTGACAAATCATCCGACAAATTGACTACTTTGAGAAGGCTAGAACTGAAAACCTAGACAACTTAAAAGAAAGACTTTCGCTAATTCCAGACCGTACCTTCCACTAAAATATCAAGAACAGAACTCACCCTGTGCAGGGCTTCATCAGACAACACAAGGATGACACAAACAAGAGAACGCTACACAACAAGAGCACCCACAACAGCTACATGCATAAGAGAAGATACACAAGGTGTTTACAAAAAGTTTACAAACTAGTCGTGTTTGCCGTGACGGGAATCGTGATCAAGCTCACTCCCTTCATCCTTCTGCTCCTCCCACTCGATTGTCGGCCTACTCTTCCTCCACAGGGTGGAGGGTGTGGATGTGGTGCCAGTGGTGCCGATGCAGGTGGAGCTAGCGGTGCGTGCAGGGCAGAAACACCTAGAAGCTCGTCTAGATGGTTCTGAAAAGGACGTGTCCCTGCAGTTCTCTCGGTCTTCAATGGAAGGTGATGCCCGGTTCTGACTTTTGTTCAGATTCCTTGGGAATGGTTGGGTCCAGAAAGTAACCTATCGATATGTCCTTTGCTTGAGTGTTAATATGAATCTTAATTGTGCGAGTCTCCAATGGCTTTCACTACTGGGATTTTAgatcaaaaaaatcaattctgTCAAAACCTGGACTTGCATATGTCTCTGGATTCTGTGCTTCTTAATGCTACATTcgtaaaaatgaataaataagggTAATATCGATACCAGAAACCTAAAACTGCCAATCTGTGATCTTAAATAAAGTGGAGGTCGCTACCGGTGTTTAGTGTTTGTTGGTCGGTCACTTCTTGAGAAGGTGCAGAGGGAGAATTTGGGTTACCCAAATCCTTGAAAGTGTCCAAAAGTTTGTCCAAAGGACTTGTGTCATTTATAAAATAATCTGTTAGATAATTCGAGCAATTTGCATAGTTTACAAGATCAGAATTTGAACCTGAAGCTATGATATTAAAATCATCTAAAGTGCTTGGACAGTCAAAATGACTTTCAGTAGTCTTATCAGATGTTCTGAATGTGGTGAATTTGGTGTTGGTGGTTGTGTCTCCGCCAGCGGCGTTTGGTATTTCTAACGGGACCGTAGTCGCCTGTACAGGGACTTGAGGGAAAACTACAGGGACACACATGGGGTCTTGATCGCTGTCGTCTACCTCTGTGTCCCTGACCCTGTACTTGCCCGCGGCGTAGGAATGCTCACCAATTTGAAAAAACTGGAGCCTCTCCTCCACCATGTCCCTCTTGCTCATGTCAATCGCACCACTGCGCGTCATCTCAAACATCTTTCCCTCGTGGAACGGGAAGGGGTTGGGCTCACTCGTCGGCGTGCTATCGTCCGTCGGCGTGCGAGCAGGGGTGCTGTCAGGCGTGGTGGCTTGAGATTGCTCGTCGACGGCTCGTCCGAAAGGCTTTGGCTCACCGTTGCTGGCCTGCGTTCCTCCCATGTCGACGATATCTTCTTCAGCGCCTTTACTCGGCCAGGGGTCAAAGTCCAACCCTTTGGTCGCAACAGTCTTAAATGGTGAATTGAACTCCTCTTCTAACTTATAGCTAAAGTATGTTTCTGAAAATCCCTCTTTAGCTGAAAGTTTCTGTCCATTCATATCAACGCTGTCTTTTGGAACATCATTCCCACCATCTGATGCTATGTCTTTCTGGTCCTTCAGACATTCTTCTGGGGTTTTCTCCTCTTCAATAACTTCTAGTTTAGTTTGAGGAAAAGAGCGGTCTAAGGGCCTGAAAGAGTCCGTCGCCCAGACATCTCGCCTGCTGTCCAGACCGGCTAAGGATTTCAAGTCGGCTTGTTCGTACATACCATCGTCCTCATCTTGAAGGTCGTACCCATCTAGGGAGTCTATCTCTGTGGCATCAGTGTCGTGAGAAAATTCAGCTGTTGTGGCTAGCGAACAGTCCGTTATGGACTGGTCGTTTCCGTTTTGTTCACATTCATAGTCCTCCCCGTTGCCGTTGGAACCATTGGAACCGTTAGAACCGTTGATTCCAATCAGAGGTTCATTGttgtttccatttttgtcatgttttttctgGTTTTCCTTCTCCCTCCTCTGTTGATCCTCTTCCCGAGGAGCTTTGAAAGTAAATTTCTTGGAGGGAATCGGGTGAAAGACTGACTCTTCATCAGCGTCATCGTCCCCATTGGACTGACTGTCGTCCACCTCAGGCGGCACTGGGGAGGGGGGCTGAATACGTATTATTGGTTCAATCAGCATCTTCTCCTGTTCTTCCTGTAAATTCACCTCCATCATTTCTGTCTCAGTTTCTGACGAAGCACAAGAACCTTTTCTGTCTGGATCAGAAGTCTCTGAGAGGTCCAACGGCGGTGGAGGAGGAAATTCAATGTATGCAACACCTTTGTCTTTAGAGGTCTCCTGTCCAGCTTTCTCATCATATCCATTAAGGATGGAGCTATTCTCTAATCTCGGATAGTTATCAGTCATTAGCGCTTCCTgcatgttagcattagctaaGTCAGCACTGATGCTAGTTTGGATTCCAGGTGTGGTCTTTTGAAAAGAGATGATGGCTTTTCCTTGGTCATCTTGTTCCAATTCCTCAGGTACCTCCATGATTGGGCTGGGTTTATCTGGCATCAATTCCATAAAGCCATCAGGGGTCTTGGCGGTGAGGTCATAGCTGACCTCTTCAGAGCTGGGGGTGTCTGGCGTAACGGGGCTTTTCCCTGAGCTATCTATGAAGGATATCTGTTCTAGGGTGTCATCATCTGGGCTGAGGGGACCAAGTCCAGAAACTGACTTTTGTTTCACAGCATGCAGCCCCCCTTTGGCCTCCCTTTCAGCCTGGCGGCCAACCTGAAGACTAACATAAACAGGTAGCCTTTTAATGCCTTTGAAATTTTCTTTGGTTGCTGCGGCAGCTGGAGGCGTTATGACTTCTTCCAGAATGTCTTTGGAACAGAGTAAGTTATTCGAATTTGAATCTTTGGGGATGTTATCAAGGATttcaaatgtaacattttcatttggtaGGGTGGCGCTTGCCCCgaggcttttatttttagataaCGTGGGAATCTGTGAAGGTTTTGTTACCGGATATTTCTTAGGCGGGTCATTGTCATTAGAATTGAATGTGGTTCTTATAGGAATTTGAGTATCAGACTTTTTTCttaagtttttatttattacgtCGTCGCTATCTATTCTTGAAACGTCTGTTGTGACTTTGTTAGCGTCGCTATTTATCTccgaaaatgttttttgtggtGACACATTAGGGacgtttttgtttgaaaacagTTTTGGGGACTTGGGTGACGTCAAAGCGCTATCTGCTGCgtcttcattattattttggatTCTTTCCTCCTGTGATGTTTCAGTaacttttgatgttttttgatCTGTAAAAAAATGGTAAACTGGGAGTTTGCTTTCCTGTAATTTCTTTACAGAAGGTTTTGGTTGAACCGGAGGGGGTGTTTTGCTTGGCCGAGACTGGGGTTGTTTCTGAGACTCAGATTCAAACTTCATCCTCACAGAAGTAACTTTGGATGTTGATTTTATGTGGGAAGGAGAGGAGGGCTCAGACTCACAGGTCTTAGATTGTTGGCTTTTCTGAGGACTACTTGGCAAGCTAgaacttttcttttcagcaGGTAAAACTCGACCAAATGTTTTAGTAACGGAAGGATCCGCGAGTTTGGTTTTACTGAACGTTTCATCCCCCGCCTTAGTTTTTTGAGGGCTGCTGCATGCTGAGCTCGGCCAGGACCTGGGCTCTTTGAGTTCTCGTCGGACGGGCTTTCTTTCAGGTGACTGAAGTTCATCGTTTAGCTTTTCTGTTTTATCACGGAAAAATTGGGAAACCTCACAGAGTTTTTCTTCCGCTTCTTTTACAGTTTGATCAACCCTGTCCTCATAGAGGAGCTTGTCCCTGCTCCTGTCATGTTTATCCTCAGTAAATCTCATCCAGACTGCATGTTTGGGGCTACCTTGTTCAGTTGAATAATGGAGCACTGTAACTTTATCAAACTGGGGTGATTCGTCTCTTTGCATAAATGTTCCTGCTTTCGGGGAGCCATCTTTTGAGGACTTGGATACAAACTCCCTTTTAGGACTGTCTTGCTGCTCAgatgtttggttcctgtcagTCTTCATTGCCGAATCTTCTGAATCGTCTGATTGACGTGTCGAGGATGAGTCGAGTTTTTCGGAATGGAGCATTTTTTCAGCAAACCTGTAGGACTCGCCTCTGACCTCAGATAGCTCATCGTCACAGTATTCTATGGAATGCTGACTCAGCAGTTTTAGGGCTTTGTAGGAATCATCAGCTATGAGTTGAGCAGAGCTCGGCCGACTGTCCTCTTCCTGCGAAACCGGTGTATTAACACGAGATGTTTCCAGAAAATGGGGCAGGTATTCTTCAGCAATCagttcctcctcttcctgttgGCTCTCATCATAATCAAGCAGTTCCTTTATAGACTCCCCTTTATAGACGTACAGCTCAGGATGTTTCTTCGTTTCCCTGATATAAACTTCTGTGGGCTCGGATGTGCAGTGACCTTTCTCAATATGTACCTCGATTATCCGCTCGACTTTGGGTTTGGATTTATTGTCCCTGTCGAGAAATCTCGGCGACAGCTCGTCGCCTTTGACCGAGTCTTGGTTAGCTTTATGCTCAAACAGGCCCGCCAGTTCTTTGGACGGGTCCCGACCAGACTGGAAGGCTTTCATGATGTCTCGCACTGACATGCCTTCCTCAATCCCCTCTGTGGTGTCAGGCTTATGATAGACCATTCTGGTTGTCGTGGTAAtatgtgtttcttctttaaGACACATGCTCATTGAGTCCTCATCTGTCATTTGGATGGGGGCGACTGAGCTTCCTGAAGCTGCCCCTGACTCAGCAGAAGGAAGAGCAGACACAGGCTCCTCCACAAAGAAAGGCTCATCTGAGATGCTCTGACTGTAGAGATCTTCTAACCTGGTCTCAGACACACTGGGAGGGATGGAAGCATCAGTAAATAAAGGCTTGGCTTCTGTACTTTCTGCACTCTGGGGAGCAGAGGGGGTCTTTTCACTTCTAGTCTCAAAACCGCTGTCAGATAGCGGACTCTTATCCTGCTCATGAGACAGCTCCTCTGGGGATTCGAGAATGGTGTCACCCCCTGGATAAGCCTCGGCTAGTTTGCTTAGGTCTTTCTCGGACGGAGACCTGAGCATGCCAGACACCGGCGGaggcatttttaatttgtgctCCTGTATAGTCATGGAAGGCTTCAGAATgcgtttttgtttctcttcccCTTCCGTCTCCTCGTACCTGCCCTTCAACTCTGCCATTTTAGAGAGAGAGCTAGCCCCAATAGTGTTAGTTAAATAGTCGACCACTTTAGCTAAATCGAGGTCATTGTTCGACTGGTGCTTAAGTAGACGTGAGCTCTCGTCAGAGAGAACGTTTCTTCGGGCCTCCTCAATCTCATCTACAGAGAATTCCTCCCACCCATCCTCTACATTCTCTTTACTTTCATTCCCAATGTCCTTTTGTAGGATCTCGCTCACCTTCACTAAATCTTTCTTCACTTTCTCAACAAGCGTGTACGGCTCATCGTCCTCTAACTTGGTCTCACGAGGAGTGCTTATGCGTGACGTTTGGACCGTTTTGGCAGCCGTCTGTGGGTCTGTCTGTAAGATGGCTGTCATTCTCATCAGGTCTTCTTTCATGTCTGCTACATCTTTTAATATCTCCTGGTTGGAGGTGGCGGCAGTGTGGACGATGGGCGGCGTGATGTAGGGAGGCGATTTCAACTGGGAGTTAATTTTGGAGGCTGTAACGCACGACGACATGGAGGAAGAGGGGGAGGTGCGAAGGGAATCGGGAAGCGCCATTTTGAGAGAGCCTGGTCCTGGTTTAACGGGGGTCTCTGGCATGACGCTAACCAACGAGTAGACAGGTACGGTCACTGTGTTTGAGGTCACTGCAGGTACTGAGGAGGCGGCGGTAGATCTCAGAGAACTGTAAGCAGAACTTGCTGGAGCAGATCGAAGAGGGGATGACCGTGATTTAAGTGTGCCATAGCCTGTTGCGGAATAAGAGTCAATGGCTTCATTAATGGCGGCACTGATGCCAGATGTGGCTGCCTGGGTGGTGGCTTGAATCCTCTCCTGGAGGCTTCTCTCCGATAGGAGCCGAGAAGAAGGTGAGGAGGGCGTAGATGAGGACGAGGCATATTTGACAGGCGAAACGTTCCCATTCACCATGGACAATTCCGACGATGCGATGGTTGTCTTTCCGGTCGAGGTCAAAGATGACAAAGAGGTTTTCCCTCCTCGTGTTGACAGGGCTGAATCAGAAGAGGTCTTCAAAGACGACAGGGTGGAGAGGCTTTTAGCAGAGGCAGGACTTGCTGTGTCTATTTTAAAAGGCATACTCGAACTGTAGATGCTGTACGGTTTCTTTGGTGAGACGGGAGTAGTTGTGGACTTGGCCGGTACGTAACCGTTGGGTATGGCGTGAACTGGGGAGGTTCTTGACGTGTAAGGACTTTTGATAGAAGCAGGTTCTGTTGCAGATTTATATGGACTTCCAGAAGAAACAAAGGCGGGGGAAGCCTGGACAGGATACTGACCCTGCTGGATAACAGTTTTAATGGGCGATGGTATAGTCCTGTAAGACCTCACAGGGGACGAAGGGAGGATGTCGTGGGATGGTAGGTTGGTTGCTTGCAATGGAGATCCCATGCTGGCTCCAATTGGAGAACATGCAGGTGTTGGGGAGAAGGGCCAGGACGATTTCAATGGAGAAGCAGCTGCTGAGTTGGCTGGTGCATCGGCAGCGATGACGGGACCGCCCATTCCGCCGAGTTTCGCTTGGCCAGAGGCGGTAAGAGGAGCAGTTGACCATGGGGGGTAAGGTCTGGTTGGAAAGACAGGTTTGTGAGGGTGACCAGCAGGCAGTGCTCTTGCGGCTGGTGTGCTTCTCTCAACTGCTGTTTCTTCAGCGGAATTTAATGATGGAGAAATAAtgggaaaagaaatcaaaatggaTGTGGAGTAACCAAGAAAAATGGGAAAAGATAAGAAGAtgcggaggaagaagaagaagaggtcaGAGGAGGGAGAGTTGGTCAGTGAAGCAGTTCTGTTATTAAAGGAACAACAAACAGCAGTTTCATGAAGATATTTAGGAATTGACGGATTTCATTCAAAACTGTCTTCAGATGTTGCTCTCTCAAACACTGACAACAaccacaacaaaatggatgattgAAATCCAAGCCCAACAAAGcagcaaagtaaaaaaacaacgacAACAGTGGCACTGAATTGGCAACGGAAAGATGGCAGGGATGACTTCAAAAGCAgctcctcttttcagacatgAGACGTTCAGCGTATGGATTCTGCGTCTAATTTCAAACCACTTTAAAAGTGCCTTTTATCTGTTTGGTCCCAACCGATACACATGGCAAATTTCCTTTAACGACAGGTCAGACAAAccctttgccttttttccccccctaaaCTGACAAAATGTCCTCCAAAACTGACGTTTGGTCCATTTTGTCATGCACAGTCAGTAAAAAGATGGTGACAAGCCGAACCAGCCAAACTCAAGAACCCTCCTCACATGCATGGCTCACCCACATAAACCATAAAAAGcttcaaaattcaaatgggACAAACGAAAAAGTAAAGCACATGTTTCTTTGACCACCCCTGTCGACAATGAGAGAGTCAAAGAAAGAACAACCAAAAGCCGGAAGAACTCACAAGCACTGCAAAACAATTCCAAAAAccaatcatgcaaaaaaaaaaaaaaaaagatgtaccATGTCGTAAACAAGCATGTGGACAGTGCATGTTGTGTCAAGAAGAGAAACTTTACTACAACGCCTCGGacatatggattttttttaattttcttgttTGGGATGTTGTtagtgaaaatgacaaaactcaCTCAGTGCAGGCTCGGCCAGATAGCTGTAGCGCTTACGTAAGGCTAGTGAGGCAAAGGTATGACGTCGCTCGGGCTTTTCAGTCTGCAACAAtagcaaacaacacaagttGGCTATCAGGTGAACGCAACTTTGTCCTGACGATTTACAGATTGATTTTTGGGATGAAACAATTGGAACGTGGAACCAATTAAGTAATCTTAAAGGTATTACATTGGATTTATGATGTCATGCAAAAGTCAGCATTTGGTACAAGGGAAAGTGTTACATTTCCCTTGGGGGTAGCGGGCGAGAGTAAGCCTATGCTAAGCAgagcatggggggggggagggggagggagggtgtAGTTTACCTCATCCTCGCCATCTGACTCCATTTCCTGGTTCCCAAGATGCATTGCAGAAACGGGCGGCGAGGGGCGGGGCAAGGGAGACGAGTAACATAATGGAAAGCAGGAAGGGAGGAGGAAAACATCAGcgtgtggggaaaaaaaaaaaaaaaaaaaaagagagagtgaTTTACAGAAGCTCCAGAAGCCACTGTGggcaaatgcaacaaaaaaaaaaacaataaatcaaaaagCGCCATGAGAAATTGCGAGAACATCAATCAAGTCAAGCCAGCCTGAGCAAATGAAAAGTCtttagcccaaaaaaaaaaatccaacggaaaagaaaacagccaATGAGAAGCAACCACGGCGTACAATAAAGAACCAAGAAACATTAAGAGAAGCCTTAAACAGATAAAAGACACACTTTTGGaccttggatttttttttttaccctagCGCCACCGCTACTTCCCTGACGGTGAGGATGCTCATGGAAGtgacaagacaaaaatgatgacTTGATCTTACCTTTTTGGCGGCGGGTAACGTGATGTTCAAGTTGCACACTGCCGTTTGCGGCAGGCCTTTTGTGCTCTTACACTCTTTGAGAAAGGTGAGACGGCCGCACGGCTCCTGGCTGGGGTCTCGAACCTGCGGCCAGGgaggaaatttttttttatgccctGCTTTGTGTGTCCTAATTAAGTGATGAAACACGAAATGTTTAACCAAGCGGGAAATAGGATCGATTGTACACATCGGGTCAATCGATGCCTGTGAACggcgtccattttttttttttcaagtagtAGTGTGCATTTGTGGTACCTTGACGCAGAACGGCAAGCGGTTTTCTTTGAAAGCGTAGAAGTTGAGAACTAACTGCTGACCGCTTTTGGTCAGAGGGGTCAAGTTTCCGTAGCAATCCACATAAATGGGACGACCCTCCAGGACCTGAACACACCCAAAACCGGCCAGAACCGGAAATTTATAAAAGGTTCAAATACACAAGGATCCTTAAGAATGGGCACCTCAATGTCTTTGCTCCTGGCCACCTCCTCAAAGTTCTCCTGCTGCTCCAGGGTCTTGTCCACTTTGTCGTCGGTCATACAGAAGCACCTCAGCCTGGACTCCACCGGGTCGTTCATTTTGGCAAAGACAACAAACTTGGCCATGTAGGGCACGCAGATTAGCTCCCGGTATAACTGCGAGGCCAAGCCCACCGTCTCCGGGATTTGGTGGCAGTCGGCCAGCCAGAACCTGTTCAGAACCACCCGATAAGCAAATGGAAATATATGCGAGAAGAGGCCCGGCCCGGGTTCTCACCGTGCTGAAACGTTGGTTGTGAAAGACACGCAGTCGTTGACAAAGGTGAGGGGAGTCGTGCCGGTGATGTCTTCCCACTGTGCCGGCGACGTTCCACCTACAAGAGAAGGATTGGGTCTTGGGTTCTGGtaccttccaaaaaaaaaaaaacctcctaAAACCACTTCACCTGTGATGCTGCAGAGAAGGCGGAGGCAAGGTGTGCAGTCTCCTTTGTAGCCGTTGGAAAGGCCCTCGCCCGAAAGCGGCGGGACTGGGATGGTCATGGTGATGGGCTTGTGGAACTTCCTCCGTCTGGGCTCCACCGTCACGATGGGGCTGAAGGTGGCACGGTTGCCGAGGATCTTCTTCACAGTTTCGTCGGGTACCGGCTGAGCCTGAGAATCCAGAAAGGATCAGGGTATTTATTTCACGGGAAATTTGAAGGCCTCTAATGTGTGAGACTTACCTGAAGGCCAACTTTGATCTTTTTGGTAAGCGCCCCCTCGGGGAAGGAGGCCTGAACCAATAGGACGCTCCGGCTGCACACAGTCCCGCCCTCGGGTCCCATCTGATGCGTTTCCTGTCTGATGCGGGACACCACGGCAAAGTACTGTGGGAAATCTTTGGTGATGATGCGGCAGATCCTCTTCCTTTGCAACTCCTCTGCACTGTCCAGTTCTAGAAGAACATCCAATGACATTACAAGAAGTGACATTTAGACATCCTGACGTATTTTACCTTCATCCATGCCGTTGAGGAGCTGGCGGAGCTCCTCGGTCTTGCAGTCGTACAGATGCTCCTTCCAGGTTTCTCCGTTCTCGCTTCGCAGAAGGATCAGTTCTCGTTCTTGTCCTCGCATGGAACCAAAGTGGGGGATCTCCACGATCACCGGCCTGGTAGGGAAACGAATCGCATATTGACTCAAGCGACGTTCAAGGAAGATCTCAAAGTTGTTGCTCTACCATCTACACAGAACTAGAGAAGCACAGAAAGTGAACGTGTGAATGGATACGGGTTCTGCCGGGTGTTCAAGCCACGTTTCCACCAAGCGCTACAGCATTTTAAAATCCGCTTGGCAGAAATTAGGCTTTCCATTTGTTCAATGGC of Syngnathus acus chromosome 19, fSynAcu1.2, whole genome shotgun sequence contains these proteins:
- the LOC119137994 gene encoding ankyrin-3-like isoform X16, giving the protein MAHAASQLKKKADENLVAAEEEREKERKRARRRQRGGDVKKKTDVNACYLRAARAGNLEKALDYLKNGVDINICNQNGLNALHLASKEGHVEVVAELLQQGANVDAATKKGNTALHIASLAGQMEVVKELVTHNANINAQSQNGFTPLYMAAQENHLEVVHYLLEHGSSQSIATEDGFTPLAVALQQGHDQVVSLLLENDTKGKVRLPALHIAARKDDTKAAALLLQSDHNADVESKMMVNRTTESGFTPLHIAAHYGNINVATLLLNRGAAVDFKARNDITPLHVASKRGNGNMVRLLVERGAKIDARTKDGLTPLHCGARSGHEQVVEMLLSRSAPILSKTKNGLSPLHMATQGDHLNCVQLLLHHDAPVDDVTNDYLTALHVAAHCGHYKVAKVIVDKKANPNAKALNGFTPLHIACKKNRVKVMELLLKHGASIQAVTESGLTPIHVAAFMGHENIVHQLINHGASPNTSNVRGETALHMAARAGQSNVVRYLVQNGARVDAKAKDEQTPLHITSRLGKLDIVQLLLANGASPDTTTSSGYTPLHLAAREGHREVAATLLDQGASLGITTKKGFTPLHVAAKYGKLEVANLLLQKNAAADAAGKSGLTPLHVAAHYDNQKVALLLLKQGASPHASAKNGYTPLHIASKKNQLEIATTLLEYGASTNSVTRQGITPLHLASQEGNVDVVTLLLARDASVNAGNKYGLTPLHLAAQEDKVNVAEVLVNHGATIDPETKLGYTPLHVACHYGNVKMVHFLLKNQAKVNGKTKNGYTALHQAAQQGHTHIINLLLHHEASPNELTTNGNSALSIARRLGYISVVDTLKVVTEETLTTQTVTEKHKMNVPETMNEVLDMSDDDACKANAPEMITEDYLSDVDEEMDCESICISYSCDDAMTGDTDKYLAPQDLRELGDDSLPQEGYMGFSVGARSQSPKVSLRSFSSDRSNALNRSSFTRDSMMIEEMLAPSKEMMLCKEKSFIVEHNKRLAMAKDGDSDSLKRYSWTPDATDNVNLVSSPVHSGFSSPLPQYDSRFLVSFMVDARGGSMRGSRHNGMRIIIPPRKCTAPTRITCRLVKRHKLASPPPMVEGEGLASRLVEVGPAGAHFLGPVIVEIPHFGSMRGQERELILLRSENGETWKEHLYDCKTEELRQLLNGMDEELDSAEELQRKRICRIITKDFPQYFAVVSRIRQETHQMGPEGGTVCSRSVLLVQASFPEGALTKKIKVGLQAQPVPDETVKKILGNRATFSPIVTVEPRRRKFHKPITMTIPVPPLSGEGLSNGYKGDCTPCLRLLCSITGGTSPAQWEDITGTTPLTFVNDCVSFTTNVSARFWLADCHQIPETVGLASQLYRELICVPYMAKFVVFAKMNDPVESRLRCFCMTDDKVDKTLEQQENFEEVARSKDIEVLEGRPIYVDCYGNLTPLTKSGQQLVLNFYAFKENRLPFCVKVRDPSQEPCGRLTFLKECKSTKGLPQTAVCNLNITLPAAKKEMESDGEDETEKPERRHTFASLALRKRYSYLAEPALKTAVERSTPAARALPAGHPHKPVFPTRPYPPWSTAPLTASGQAKLGGMGGPVIAADAPANSAAASPLKSSWPFSPTPACSPIGASMGSPLQATNLPSHDILPSSPVRSYRTIPSPIKTVIQQGQYPVQASPAFVSSGSPYKSATEPASIKSPYTSRTSPVHAIPNGYVPAKSTTTPVSPKKPYSIYSSSMPFKIDTASPASAKSLSTLSSLKTSSDSALSTRGGKTSLSSLTSTGKTTIASSELSMVNGNVSPVKYASSSSTPSSPSSRLLSERSLQERIQATTQAATSGISAAINEAIDSYSATGYGTLKSRSSPLRSAPASSAYSSLRSTAASSVPAVTSNTVTVPVYSLVSVMPETPVKPGPGSLKMALPDSLRTSPSSSMSSCVTASKINSQLKSPPYITPPIVHTAATSNQEILKDVADMKEDLMRMTAILQTDPQTAAKTVQTSRISTPRETKLEDDEPYTLVEKVKKDLVKVSEILQKDIGNESKENVEDGWEEFSVDEIEEARRNVLSDESSRLLKHQSNNDLDLAKVVDYLTNTIGASSLSKMAELKGRYEETEGEEKQKRILKPSMTIQEHKLKMPPPVSGMLRSPSEKDLSKLAEAYPGGDTILESPEELSHEQDKSPLSDSGFETRSEKTPSAPQSAESTEAKPLFTDASIPPSVSETRLEDLYSQSISDEPFFVEEPVSALPSAESGAASGSSVAPIQMTDEDSMSMCLKEETHITTTTRMVYHKPDTTEGIEEGMSVRDIMKAFQSGRDPSKELAGLFEHKANQDSVKGDELSPRFLDRDNKSKPKVERIIEVHIEKGHCTSEPTEVYIRETKKHPELYVYKGESIKELLDYDESQQEEEELIAEEYLPHFLETSRVNTPVSQEEDSRPSSAQLIADDSYKALKLLSQHSIEYCDDELSEVRGESYRFAEKMLHSEKLDSSSTRQSDDSEDSAMKTDRNQTSEQQDSPKREFVSKSSKDGSPKAGTFMQRDESPQFDKVTVLHYSTEQGSPKHAVWMRFTEDKHDRSRDKLLYEDRVDQTVKEAEEKLCEVSQFFRDKTEKLNDELQSPERKPVRRELKEPRSWPSSACSSPQKTKAGDETFSKTKLADPSVTKTFGRVLPAEKKSSSLPSSPQKSQQSKTCESEPSSPSHIKSTSKVTSVRMKFESESQKQPQSRPSKTPPPVQPKPSVKKLQESKLPVYHFFTDQKTSKVTETSQEERIQNNNEDAADSALTSPKSPKLFSNKNVPNVSPQKTFSEINSDANKVTTDVSRIDSDDVINKNLRKKSDTQIPIRTTFNSNDNDPPKKYPVTKPSQIPTLSKNKSLGASATLPNENVTFEILDNIPKDSNSNNLLCSKDILEEVITPPAAAATKENFKGIKRLPVYVSLQVGRQAEREAKGGLHAVKQKSVSGLGPLSPDDDTLEQISFIDSSGKSPVTPDTPSSEEVSYDLTAKTPDGFMELMPDKPSPIMEVPEELEQDDQGKAIISFQKTTPGIQTSISADLANANMQEALMTDNYPRLENSSILNGYDEKAGQETSKDKGVAYIEFPPPPPLDLSETSDPDRKGSCASSETETEMMEVNLQEEQEKMLIEPIIRIQPPSPVPPEVDDSQSNGDDDADEESVFHPIPSKKFTFKAPREEDQQRREKENQKKHDKNGNNNEPLIGINGSNGSNGSNGNGEDYECEQNGNDQSITDCSLATTAEFSHDTDATEIDSLDGYDLQDEDDGMYEQADLKSLAGLDSRRDVWATDSFRPLDRSFPQTKLEVIEEEKTPEECLKDQKDIASDGGNDVPKDSVDMNGQKLSAKEGFSETYFSYKLEEEFNSPFKTVATKGLDFDPWPSKGAEEDIVDMGGTQASNGEPKPFGRAVDEQSQATTPDSTPARTPTDDSTPTSEPNPFPFHEGKMFEMTRSGAIDMSKRDMVEERLQFFQIGPQSPCERTDLRMAIVADHLGLSWTELARELDFSVEEINSIRVENPNSLTAQSFMLLKKWVHRDGKNATTDTLTAVLNKINRLDIVTLLEGPIFDYGYHQIDAELRTPPELNCAPPTPLCSDDFFRKGGDGVVDSPSRPSELSLVGNPPLVRVEDTSESPDNDRRAAQRRTMFEGAYAPYERQGGCPEEEDEMTQERLQSLLEDIKLEGEGLEDEEMTEEKVHAILEQVRQAEKDFCSLPGWSESDAVAAVDEATAEPGHAVEEGSPDSLVDSLEQPAPSSKKEEEEQGGDRSARRVQWAQNVQCEHVFDDEEEEVEEELEAEESSSEETTVTTRVFRRRVILKGEEARNVPGESVTEEQFTDSDGNLVTRKVIRKVVRRVVGSEQKDEVGEEAGAVVAVAPSGGAVVGKGKRRGKRSRQGHKGKKSHS